Proteins encoded together in one Bradyrhizobium sp. CB82 window:
- a CDS encoding ATP-binding cassette domain-containing protein, which produces MSIEAGGSTRPSLICREVCARYGLLEACRNISLQVDPGEIVALIGPNGAGKTSFIGALNGTVAGSGEVLLNGSNLMGMATHRRSRAGLATVPEGRGLFPTLTIGENLALGARLAPSTERAAAIEEAAGRFGFIRERWNTAAGSLSGGEQQMVAVAKCLAGRPAVLLLDEPSQGLAPIIVGELAEALNGLRTTGIAILLVEQNQTLVSITADRFVLLASGQVVSQGGRAELADRERMAMAYFK; this is translated from the coding sequence ATGTCCATTGAAGCAGGCGGATCAACCCGGCCAAGTCTGATTTGTCGGGAGGTCTGTGCACGATACGGACTGTTGGAGGCCTGCCGGAATATCTCGCTCCAGGTTGACCCCGGCGAGATCGTCGCGTTGATCGGACCAAACGGTGCCGGCAAAACGAGCTTCATTGGCGCCCTGAACGGTACCGTTGCCGGCTCCGGAGAGGTGTTGCTCAACGGAAGTAACCTGATGGGCATGGCGACGCATCGTCGAAGCCGAGCGGGTCTCGCCACGGTGCCGGAGGGCCGCGGCTTGTTTCCCACTTTGACGATCGGCGAAAATCTGGCGCTCGGCGCCCGGTTGGCACCTTCAACGGAGCGCGCCGCCGCGATCGAGGAGGCCGCTGGCCGGTTCGGATTTATCCGCGAGCGATGGAACACGGCGGCGGGGTCTTTGAGCGGCGGCGAACAACAAATGGTCGCAGTCGCGAAATGCCTGGCCGGGCGGCCTGCAGTCTTGCTGCTCGATGAGCCATCGCAGGGCTTGGCTCCGATTATCGTCGGAGAATTGGCCGAAGCATTAAACGGACTCCGCACGACCGGAATTGCCATCCTTCTTGTCGAACAGAACCAGACGTTGGTCTCCATCACTGCCGACCGTTTCGTACTGTTAGCCTCCGGCCAAGTCGTGTCGCAAGGCGGTCGGGCGGAACTGGCCGATCGTGAACGAATGGCCATGGCATACTTCAAATAG
- a CDS encoding ABC transporter ATP-binding protein has product MTLSAQDLSVRFGGLQALAEVSLEVTPGRILGLIGPNGAGKTTLFNCLTGVIQPKGTVVVDGVEITQLRTDERVGRGISRTFQTPRLDMNRTVLDAVMLGYTPHLTQGRLACFLGLPSVRRSEEDLRNGAIEKIRLLGLGGAAEDRAGSLSLGQLRLLEVARALVAGPRYLLLDEPAAGLDESDRIRLADAIKSAAASGIGIVLIEHNVGFVSRLSHELLALVNGKVVARGEPNSVVCSQKVIEAYLGPAYVH; this is encoded by the coding sequence ATGACCCTGTCAGCTCAAGATCTCTCCGTTCGCTTCGGTGGCCTCCAAGCTCTCGCTGAGGTTTCACTCGAAGTCACGCCTGGACGCATCCTCGGCCTCATCGGCCCGAATGGTGCCGGGAAGACGACGCTTTTCAACTGCCTCACGGGTGTGATCCAGCCGAAGGGTACTGTGGTCGTCGACGGGGTCGAGATCACACAGTTGCGCACGGACGAGCGTGTCGGACGTGGCATCAGTCGCACCTTTCAAACGCCGCGGCTCGATATGAATCGAACCGTGCTTGACGCTGTGATGCTTGGATATACGCCTCACCTGACGCAAGGCCGTCTCGCCTGCTTTCTCGGGCTACCTTCGGTCCGCCGCAGCGAAGAGGATCTCAGGAACGGTGCGATTGAGAAAATACGGCTCCTCGGGTTAGGCGGAGCGGCGGAGGACCGCGCCGGATCGCTGTCGCTCGGCCAGTTGCGGCTGCTCGAGGTGGCTCGGGCCTTGGTCGCCGGCCCACGCTACTTGCTGCTTGATGAGCCGGCAGCCGGTCTCGACGAGTCAGACCGGATACGCCTGGCGGACGCCATCAAGAGCGCGGCAGCCAGCGGGATCGGAATCGTACTGATTGAGCATAACGTAGGCTTCGTCTCGAGGCTCAGTCACGAGTTGCTGGCGCTCGTGAATGGCAAGGTTGTCGCTCGCGGAGAGCCGAACTCGGTAGTCTGCTCGCAAAAGGTAATCGAAGCATATCTGGGGCCTGCCTATGTCCATTGA
- a CDS encoding branched-chain amino acid ABC transporter permease yields MTRSVRLSRISPVLIIIGIAISLAIAGQVKPSIYATSVTIGFFSLLALPLGLLYGQGGAISLAQGGFAAVGAFTTAILTVKFGWSPFASLVVSVGLPAILAFAIARPLLRLPELSLALVTISLVMIFKVVFERAEQLTGGYNGITGIAPLPIIGVERSYAHWTIWTAVLVVAYCYASYVESGRGRALNAIRVDRLLAESTGTNVAFELSSLFSLSAGIAGLAGWFYAHYIGFMAPDSLDPTLSANILFMVVLGGRKSVLGPIVGASLFTLASDLLPGTVTQGMIFGFLLIVILVFFPDGIVSPGMMRWTRRRTTAIPEAKNRPGVRLERA; encoded by the coding sequence ATGACCAGAAGCGTTCGTCTCAGCAGGATCTCTCCTGTCCTGATCATAATAGGCATCGCGATTTCGCTGGCGATCGCCGGCCAGGTCAAGCCATCCATCTATGCGACATCGGTCACGATCGGATTCTTCAGCCTCCTCGCGCTTCCTCTTGGGCTTCTCTACGGCCAAGGTGGCGCCATATCACTGGCACAAGGAGGGTTCGCAGCCGTGGGAGCATTCACCACCGCGATCCTGACGGTCAAGTTCGGCTGGTCACCCTTTGCATCACTTGTTGTCTCGGTCGGCCTCCCCGCGATTCTTGCATTCGCGATTGCACGGCCGCTCCTTCGTCTTCCCGAATTGTCTCTTGCGCTGGTCACTATTTCGCTCGTGATGATCTTCAAGGTCGTATTCGAGCGGGCTGAGCAATTGACTGGCGGCTACAACGGCATCACCGGTATCGCACCTCTTCCGATCATCGGCGTCGAACGCTCGTATGCACATTGGACGATTTGGACGGCCGTCCTCGTCGTAGCATATTGCTACGCTTCTTACGTTGAAAGCGGGCGCGGACGAGCACTGAATGCGATCCGGGTGGACCGCCTTCTCGCCGAGTCAACTGGCACCAATGTCGCGTTTGAGCTATCGAGTCTCTTCTCCCTGTCGGCGGGAATTGCCGGGTTAGCCGGTTGGTTTTACGCACATTATATTGGGTTTATGGCACCGGACTCATTGGATCCGACTCTGTCGGCCAATATCTTGTTCATGGTCGTGCTAGGGGGACGTAAGTCGGTCTTGGGGCCGATTGTGGGAGCATCGTTGTTCACGCTTGCCTCCGATCTTCTTCCGGGCACCGTCACGCAAGGAATGATTTTCGGCTTCCTCCTCATTGTCATTCTCGTCTTCTTCCCTGATGGTATCGTCTCTCCGGGAATGATGCGATGGACCCGCCGCCGAACCACGGCGATTCCAGAAGCCAAGAACAGACCTGGCGTGAGGCTTGAGCGCGCATGA
- a CDS encoding branched-chain amino acid ABC transporter permease codes for MAFIEFGLNGIFLGAVFGLLALAIAVVWMTTDVVDIATGSYAAAAGMVAVWAGPPWGALLGILAATALSGAMGVIFMIFRRLGATRDTILIVLCTIAYTFVIESALQSVFGTDNRFFASVPGALDVAGVFLTLQGVFAFLVAVVLLAGLLAALRWSPAGLLMRASAISAKSASLTGIPVRLVQFVVFLLGGAIAGVAGVLASMSIGVSYSSGFALSIIAFSGAVVLGRVTVSLAFTGGLLIGLAIALGQAYLPQGWDAATAPILIIAVLCSGLVSRDIFHGARP; via the coding sequence ATGGCCTTCATCGAATTCGGGCTGAACGGAATCTTTCTTGGGGCTGTATTCGGCCTCCTCGCGCTCGCCATTGCAGTTGTCTGGATGACCACCGACGTCGTTGACATTGCAACCGGCAGCTACGCGGCTGCGGCTGGCATGGTGGCCGTATGGGCAGGGCCGCCTTGGGGCGCGCTCCTCGGAATCTTAGCGGCAACGGCGCTCAGTGGCGCGATGGGCGTCATCTTCATGATCTTCCGACGACTTGGCGCGACCCGCGATACCATATTGATCGTACTCTGCACGATCGCCTACACATTCGTCATCGAATCTGCGCTTCAGAGCGTGTTCGGGACCGACAACCGCTTCTTTGCATCCGTTCCGGGCGCCTTGGACGTGGCAGGCGTGTTTCTCACGCTTCAAGGCGTCTTCGCTTTCCTTGTGGCTGTCGTGCTGCTGGCGGGACTACTCGCGGCACTTCGTTGGTCTCCTGCGGGGCTTCTGATGCGCGCAAGCGCGATCTCCGCAAAGTCTGCAAGCCTTACCGGCATTCCGGTCCGCCTTGTTCAATTCGTCGTATTCTTGTTAGGGGGCGCGATTGCAGGCGTTGCAGGCGTTCTCGCCTCTATGAGTATCGGGGTGTCCTACTCAAGTGGTTTTGCGCTGTCTATTATTGCCTTCAGTGGGGCCGTGGTCCTCGGCCGCGTGACCGTTTCCTTAGCCTTCACGGGCGGGCTTCTGATCGGGCTCGCAATTGCACTTGGCCAAGCCTATCTGCCGCAGGGCTGGGACGCGGCAACGGCGCCCATTTTGATCATCGCCGTCCTCTGTAGCGGGCTTGTTTCGCGCGACATCTTCCACGGAGCGCGGCCATGA
- a CDS encoding TetR/AcrR family transcriptional regulator: MAKKSRTNEQWREESLETLYRSGVAVFSEKGFRGASLDEIAKLAGMSKAGLLFYFDNKDKYLAHILRRIAAVYIDAAIARAREEKDVVDRVVRFLHQQVSYSVKNQREIILFVLLSIELRNAESESGAIIAQKYKDMRDFIEEVVHEGIKAGRFSADVRLRETSSTFMAVHDGILLEWVRRGEELDGSELVRVFRRALLASLFPAQSRTAAHKLLTFQPEIANVRGQPVRKARRASDQ; the protein is encoded by the coding sequence TTGGCCAAAAAATCCCGAACGAATGAACAGTGGCGAGAGGAGAGCCTTGAAACGCTCTACCGCTCTGGTGTCGCCGTGTTCTCGGAAAAGGGCTTCCGCGGGGCATCGCTCGACGAGATCGCAAAACTTGCCGGCATGTCGAAGGCTGGCCTGCTCTTCTATTTCGACAACAAAGACAAATATCTGGCGCATATCTTAAGACGAATTGCTGCAGTCTACATTGATGCTGCCATCGCTCGCGCCAGAGAGGAAAAGGATGTCGTCGATCGGGTCGTGCGGTTCTTGCACCAGCAGGTTAGTTATTCCGTCAAGAACCAACGCGAGATAATCCTGTTTGTTCTTTTATCTATTGAACTCCGCAACGCCGAGAGCGAGAGCGGCGCAATCATCGCACAAAAGTACAAGGACATGCGGGACTTCATCGAGGAGGTCGTCCACGAGGGCATCAAGGCTGGCCGCTTCTCCGCTGATGTCCGGCTTCGCGAGACATCCTCGACATTCATGGCCGTTCATGACGGCATCCTGCTCGAGTGGGTCCGCCGTGGCGAGGAGCTGGACGGATCGGAACTCGTTCGCGTCTTTCGGCGGGCGCTCCTGGCGAGCCTTTTTCCGGCGCAATCAAGAACGGCTGCACACAAGCTACTCACATTTCAGCCGGAGATCGCGAACGTGCGAGGGCAGCCAGTGCGGAAGGCGAGGCGGGCGTCCGATCAATGA
- a CDS encoding acyl-CoA dehydrogenase family protein: protein MIDFEVPEESRLLVDTVKRFIEKELAPLEQKVEDSGTVDPDLVRDLRRKSRELGLFAMSYPREVGGGGLGTMDSCLVEEQCGWTSDALVRRAFGAIPGPIIHCQGEQRERYLLPAVRGDIDVGLGMTEPAAGSDAAAIRTTAKRDGKGWIINGTKHFITDGDFVDTVIISAVTDPEKGAKGISTFFVDKGTPGFRVARVQHMMGMRGLNHAELSLEDVRVGPEQLLGQEGAGLSQMLSFVNAYRLGGVGARAVGMASRVLALATDYARQRKQFGKPIGEFQMIQEKLADMVTDIFGVRMMVLNTAWEIDRGMDPREKVSMVKFHASEMLGRVVDRGVQIFGGMGYTKEFIMERLYRDARVLRIYDGTTEIHKMVIARSLMKNGVPAL from the coding sequence ATGATCGACTTCGAGGTCCCAGAGGAAAGCCGACTGCTGGTCGACACGGTGAAACGCTTCATTGAAAAGGAGCTCGCTCCTCTCGAACAGAAGGTCGAAGATTCCGGGACGGTGGATCCTGATCTCGTCCGCGACTTGCGCCGCAAGTCGCGCGAGCTCGGACTCTTTGCGATGAGCTATCCACGAGAGGTCGGTGGGGGAGGGCTCGGAACAATGGATTCCTGCCTGGTCGAAGAGCAATGTGGCTGGACATCGGACGCGCTCGTGCGGCGCGCCTTTGGCGCCATCCCAGGACCGATCATTCATTGCCAAGGAGAGCAGCGCGAACGATATCTTCTTCCGGCAGTCCGGGGCGATATCGACGTGGGGCTGGGCATGACCGAGCCGGCTGCCGGCTCGGACGCAGCAGCAATCCGCACGACAGCGAAACGCGACGGCAAAGGTTGGATCATCAATGGTACCAAGCACTTCATCACGGACGGCGATTTCGTCGATACGGTCATCATCTCCGCGGTAACTGATCCCGAGAAGGGCGCAAAGGGCATCTCAACGTTTTTCGTCGATAAGGGGACGCCCGGATTTCGTGTCGCGCGCGTGCAGCACATGATGGGCATGCGCGGCCTTAACCACGCCGAACTGTCGCTGGAGGATGTGCGAGTGGGCCCGGAGCAGTTGCTGGGGCAGGAAGGCGCGGGCTTGAGCCAGATGCTCTCGTTCGTGAACGCCTACCGGCTCGGCGGAGTGGGGGCGCGCGCCGTCGGAATGGCCAGCCGGGTCCTTGCGCTGGCGACCGATTATGCCCGGCAGCGCAAGCAATTTGGAAAGCCCATCGGCGAATTCCAGATGATCCAGGAGAAACTCGCCGATATGGTCACCGACATCTTCGGCGTCCGTATGATGGTGCTGAACACCGCCTGGGAGATCGATCGAGGCATGGATCCGCGTGAAAAGGTATCCATGGTCAAGTTCCACGCATCCGAGATGCTTGGCCGCGTCGTCGATCGCGGCGTCCAGATTTTTGGGGGAATGGGATATACGAAAGAGTTCATCATGGAACGTCTCTACCGCGATGCCCGTGTTCTTCGGATCTATGATGGTACGACCGAGATCCACAAAATGGTGATCGCTAGATCGCTGATGAAGAATGGCGTCCCGGCTCTCTGA
- a CDS encoding GntR family transcriptional regulator — protein MVKGADKVGLESSIRAVERETLNDRVYRELRTMIMSGGFAPGSEMKLRGLAQSLHVSLMPVRDAIARLVVERALKMLPNHRVIVPEKTIDEFLEIRRVRILLEGEAAALACQHVGPDVIASLKRIHEKIKSLSGNKQRQFWALNQEFHFTVYEAAKSPLLLSMIESLWLQIGPVFNHIPVNLTSEGARGHHRIIAALSGGDAKAARAALTEDLMKGGDRIIAALIQDKQPAH, from the coding sequence ATGGTTAAAGGAGCAGACAAGGTCGGGCTGGAGAGCTCGATTCGCGCTGTCGAACGAGAGACTCTCAACGATCGCGTGTACCGCGAACTCCGGACTATGATCATGTCTGGAGGCTTCGCGCCCGGCTCGGAAATGAAGCTCCGAGGTCTGGCGCAAAGCCTACATGTTAGCCTTATGCCGGTTCGGGACGCCATTGCGCGCCTAGTCGTCGAACGCGCACTGAAAATGCTCCCCAACCATCGCGTCATCGTACCCGAAAAGACGATCGATGAGTTCTTGGAAATTCGCAGAGTTCGGATTCTTCTCGAGGGCGAGGCCGCCGCCCTGGCATGTCAGCACGTGGGCCCTGACGTCATTGCTTCCCTCAAGCGCATCCATGAGAAGATTAAATCCTTGAGTGGAAATAAGCAGCGTCAATTTTGGGCGCTGAACCAGGAGTTCCATTTTACGGTGTATGAAGCGGCCAAGAGCCCGCTATTACTTTCCATGATCGAGTCGCTGTGGCTCCAGATCGGGCCTGTTTTCAACCATATTCCGGTAAACTTGACCTCGGAAGGCGCCCGCGGCCATCATCGAATTATAGCTGCGCTTAGTGGCGGCGATGCCAAGGCAGCAAGGGCGGCGCTAACAGAAGATCTAATGAAGGGTGGCGATCGCATCATCGCGGCCTTAATCCAGGACAAGCAGCCGGCCCACTAG
- a CDS encoding ABC transporter substrate-binding protein codes for MNDMSSVYAVAGGRETVEAVRMAIDDAGPVLGKKAELVFADHQNKPDVGSAIARRWYDVENVDAVVDVPNSAVAFAVQSLAKEKKKISLFVGALSSDVTGPKCDNYTTQWAVDTYSLAHVMGAAVLKRGGNRWFFLGADYVFGRALVRDTSAVIEANGGKVLGAVYAPLNTSDFSSFLLQAQPTNPNVIGLANSSDDTVNSIKQAVEFGLTSNGATFAAYVLFLEHVQSISLKAAHGLLLANPFYWDLNDETRAWSKRFEEKIGHPPDWDPAMSYSAVFHYLKAVNAAGSRDADAVAAKMRELPVNDFTTKDGKVRIDGRVLRNLYLLQVKKPEESKGKWDLYNVVATVPGDEAFRPLQDGGCTLAKAGSAKP; via the coding sequence ATGAACGACATGTCTTCGGTTTATGCCGTGGCCGGCGGTCGAGAGACCGTTGAGGCCGTTCGCATGGCCATCGACGACGCGGGGCCGGTGCTGGGCAAGAAGGCCGAGCTCGTCTTTGCCGATCATCAGAATAAGCCGGACGTCGGCTCGGCCATCGCGCGCCGCTGGTATGACGTTGAGAATGTCGATGCGGTCGTCGACGTACCGAACTCGGCGGTTGCTTTCGCAGTCCAAAGTCTTGCCAAGGAAAAGAAAAAGATTTCGCTATTTGTTGGCGCGCTCAGTTCCGACGTGACTGGTCCCAAATGCGATAATTACACGACACAATGGGCCGTCGACACATATTCGCTGGCCCACGTAATGGGAGCCGCTGTTCTCAAGCGGGGTGGCAACCGCTGGTTCTTCCTCGGCGCCGATTATGTATTCGGACGTGCCCTTGTGCGCGATACCAGCGCCGTAATCGAGGCCAACGGGGGCAAAGTCCTCGGCGCCGTCTACGCGCCGCTGAACACTTCCGACTTCTCCTCCTTCCTCTTGCAGGCGCAGCCGACCAATCCGAACGTGATCGGCCTTGCAAATTCTTCGGACGATACGGTCAACTCCATCAAACAGGCCGTCGAATTCGGTCTCACCTCAAACGGTGCGACCTTTGCCGCTTACGTGCTCTTTCTGGAGCATGTCCAAAGCATCTCGCTCAAGGCCGCCCACGGCTTGCTTCTGGCCAATCCCTTCTATTGGGACCTGAATGACGAGACGCGTGCCTGGTCGAAGCGCTTCGAAGAAAAGATCGGTCATCCGCCGGATTGGGATCCTGCGATGTCGTACAGCGCGGTGTTTCATTATCTCAAAGCAGTCAATGCCGCCGGATCGCGCGACGCGGACGCCGTCGCCGCAAAGATGCGCGAACTACCGGTCAATGACTTCACAACCAAAGACGGGAAGGTGCGTATCGACGGCCGTGTGTTGCGCAATCTCTATCTTCTCCAAGTCAAGAAGCCCGAGGAATCCAAAGGAAAGTGGGACCTCTACAACGTGGTGGCTACAGTACCTGGAGATGAAGCGTTCCGTCCGCTCCAAGATGGCGGATGTACGTTGGCGAAGGCCGGCTCGGCCAAGCCGTGA
- a CDS encoding thiamine pyrophosphate-binding protein produces MKRSVRSKMADVRWRRPARPSRDQRSKSSREAGVAVVNDKHWIESMVMKSGGQAVVDVLKAEGVKFIFGMPGGHTIGIYDALYGQQQISHILVRHEQHAASMAAGYAQLTGEPGVCCVTAGPGATNLITSVAEAYVGALPMVIIAGRGATRNAHRGASQEIDQVKIFAAITKWGVRVDRPDLIVECLRQAFTIARSGKPGPVLIDIPQDILGMQFDVGDYLPVGKPAAVRGDSERIKTAATALLAAKRPLIVAGGGAVAANATSEVRQLAETLGSPVVTTLAGRGILPDDHELTAGGIGHHRQDVTKYLLPHADVVIGIGARFEQQETNWKPDYIPAPAATYIQIDIDPNELGRSVVATIGITGDARLVLQDLLTELKTKGTGQRTASKEWLAELSNRRAALETERESMASSNATPIHPIRIFDRIQRVFPRNATVAIDVGVLAQGMGGAFPYFKIFEPRATIVPSSFYGMGFAASAFPVARLVYPDRPAVCFVGDGSFQMVMNILPVAAELKLGVTWCIFNDHALGSIRDIQVHAFNERFIGTEFVLDLDYAGLAVASGCYGERVTDPYQVEAALQRAFVANESGKPAVLDFVVAKERLVGSTEFFAR; encoded by the coding sequence ATGAAGCGTTCCGTCCGCTCCAAGATGGCGGATGTACGTTGGCGAAGGCCGGCTCGGCCAAGCCGTGATCAACGTAGCAAATCGTCGCGCGAAGCGGGGGTTGCGGTCGTCAATGATAAACACTGGATCGAGTCAATGGTGATGAAGAGTGGCGGCCAAGCCGTCGTTGACGTTCTCAAGGCGGAAGGCGTGAAGTTCATCTTTGGTATGCCTGGCGGCCATACAATCGGAATTTACGACGCTCTCTACGGACAACAGCAGATCTCCCACATTCTCGTGCGGCACGAGCAGCATGCCGCAAGCATGGCTGCCGGCTATGCGCAGCTTACCGGTGAGCCCGGCGTGTGCTGTGTGACGGCAGGGCCCGGCGCCACCAATCTGATCACGAGCGTAGCGGAAGCATATGTCGGTGCGTTGCCGATGGTCATCATCGCGGGGCGTGGTGCTACTCGCAACGCACATCGTGGCGCAAGCCAAGAAATCGACCAAGTCAAGATTTTTGCCGCTATCACGAAATGGGGCGTCCGGGTCGATCGACCGGACCTCATCGTCGAATGCCTGCGTCAAGCGTTTACCATTGCCCGCTCGGGCAAGCCGGGTCCGGTGCTTATCGATATCCCTCAGGATATCCTTGGAATGCAGTTTGACGTCGGCGACTATCTCCCGGTCGGCAAGCCGGCTGCGGTTCGCGGTGATAGCGAACGCATCAAGACCGCGGCGACGGCTCTTCTCGCGGCAAAAAGGCCGCTAATTGTCGCCGGCGGCGGCGCCGTAGCCGCAAACGCGACGTCTGAAGTCCGTCAACTCGCGGAGACGCTGGGTAGCCCCGTCGTCACGACGCTCGCAGGGCGTGGCATTTTGCCTGACGATCATGAACTCACGGCTGGCGGCATCGGTCATCATCGGCAGGATGTCACAAAGTATCTTCTGCCACACGCCGACGTCGTCATCGGTATCGGCGCTCGCTTTGAGCAGCAGGAAACCAACTGGAAGCCAGACTATATTCCGGCGCCGGCGGCCACCTATATTCAGATCGATATCGATCCGAACGAACTCGGCCGCTCGGTCGTTGCGACCATCGGCATCACGGGAGATGCGCGCCTGGTTCTCCAGGATCTTCTTACGGAGTTAAAAACAAAGGGTACTGGTCAGCGCACGGCCTCCAAGGAGTGGCTCGCCGAGTTGTCGAACCGGCGCGCCGCGCTCGAAACAGAGCGCGAAAGCATGGCGAGCTCTAATGCCACGCCAATTCATCCTATTCGGATATTCGATCGCATCCAGCGCGTGTTCCCGCGCAACGCGACCGTCGCCATCGATGTGGGCGTGCTCGCGCAGGGTATGGGTGGCGCATTCCCGTATTTTAAGATCTTTGAGCCACGCGCGACGATCGTGCCCTCGAGCTTCTATGGAATGGGCTTCGCGGCATCGGCTTTTCCAGTCGCACGCCTCGTCTATCCTGACCGGCCTGCGGTCTGCTTCGTCGGTGATGGATCCTTCCAGATGGTGATGAATATCCTTCCCGTTGCCGCTGAACTCAAGCTCGGTGTCACGTGGTGCATATTCAACGATCACGCCTTGGGCTCTATCCGCGACATCCAAGTGCACGCGTTCAATGAGCGGTTCATTGGGACCGAATTCGTACTTGATCTCGACTACGCGGGCCTTGCAGTCGCCTCCGGCTGCTACGGCGAGCGTGTCACCGATCCCTACCAGGTCGAGGCCGCCCTACAACGAGCGTTCGTGGCCAACGAAAGCGGTAAGCCCGCAGTTCTCGACTTCGTCGTCGCCAAAGAACGCTTGGTGGGTAGTACGGAGTTTTTTGCGCGATGA
- a CDS encoding VOC family protein, with protein sequence MKPLSFGQPVGGLVQAAYTVENIDQAMMRYVKALNIGPWFVSGPFVPAKGMYRGQPTDMSLTLAVAFTGHMMIELIEQHDTKPSVYQETIKVKGHGFHHWAVCSKDFDADVARYEAAGYPVVFSDLSPRGVRIVYVDTSCDLPGMLEVIETTEALEGIYHSYFAAAQNWDGKDPIRRWSLKQGAPT encoded by the coding sequence ATGAAACCACTCTCATTCGGACAGCCGGTCGGCGGACTGGTGCAGGCAGCCTATACGGTCGAAAACATCGATCAGGCGATGATGCGCTATGTGAAGGCGCTGAATATCGGGCCTTGGTTTGTGAGCGGTCCTTTCGTGCCTGCGAAGGGAATGTATCGAGGCCAGCCGACCGACATGAGCCTGACGCTCGCCGTCGCCTTTACCGGCCACATGATGATCGAGCTCATTGAGCAGCACGACACCAAGCCGTCGGTCTATCAAGAGACGATCAAGGTCAAAGGTCACGGTTTCCATCACTGGGCCGTCTGTTCCAAGGACTTCGATGCGGACGTCGCTCGCTACGAGGCTGCCGGCTACCCAGTCGTGTTCTCCGACCTCTCGCCGCGCGGCGTGCGGATTGTCTATGTCGATACAAGCTGCGACTTGCCGGGCATGCTCGAGGTGATCGAGACGACGGAGGCGCTCGAAGGCATCTATCACAGCTACTTCGCAGCGGCGCAGAACTGGGACGGCAAGGATCCCATCCGGCGCTGGTCACTCAAACAAGGGGCCCCGACGTGA
- a CDS encoding SDR family NAD(P)-dependent oxidoreductase, with protein sequence MKTQDLFDVTGLSVVITGGAKGLGRAFAEAMLDNDARVVLLDKDESVLDQAVSELKARGDVAGVAVDVTDRDAVRAAVNKAVERNGRLDVVFANAGIDAGPGFLSMAGERDPEGAIEAVPDGLWDKVIDTNLTSIFSTIRAAVPHMKRQNGGRIILTSSIASIRPGAIVGMPYQISKAGVSHLAKQAALELARYNILVNAILPGPFLTQLTTPDLKKRFEAGSPLHRVGRPEEIQGLALFLASPASSYITGTHIVIDGGALLGRAD encoded by the coding sequence GTGAAAACCCAGGATCTGTTCGACGTCACCGGCCTTTCTGTCGTTATTACCGGCGGTGCCAAAGGCCTGGGTCGGGCCTTCGCCGAGGCAATGCTCGACAATGATGCACGCGTCGTCCTGCTGGACAAAGACGAGTCTGTCCTCGATCAGGCGGTGTCCGAGCTCAAGGCGCGCGGCGATGTAGCCGGCGTTGCCGTCGATGTTACCGATCGCGATGCAGTCAGGGCCGCTGTCAACAAAGCCGTCGAACGAAACGGCCGTCTTGATGTCGTGTTCGCCAATGCGGGCATCGACGCCGGACCGGGATTTCTGTCGATGGCCGGCGAACGGGATCCGGAGGGTGCGATCGAGGCCGTCCCGGACGGGCTGTGGGACAAGGTCATCGATACGAATCTGACCTCGATCTTTTCGACCATTCGAGCCGCTGTCCCGCATATGAAGCGACAGAACGGCGGACGCATCATCCTGACCTCGTCGATTGCGAGCATCAGGCCAGGTGCTATCGTCGGTATGCCCTATCAGATATCGAAGGCGGGTGTGTCGCACCTCGCCAAGCAGGCCGCACTTGAGCTCGCCCGCTACAACATTCTCGTCAACGCAATCTTGCCGGGCCCGTTTCTGACCCAGCTCACGACACCCGACCTCAAGAAGCGCTTCGAAGCTGGCAGCCCTCTTCACCGCGTCGGTCGACCGGAGGAGATACAGGGGCTGGCGCTTTTCCTGGCTTCACCAGCGTCGAGCTACATCACCGGGACCCATATCGTCATCGATGGCGGCGCCTTGCTTGGTCGCGCTGACTAA